Within the Salarias fasciatus chromosome 2, fSalaFa1.1, whole genome shotgun sequence genome, the region CCTGACCGACCCTGCTTTACCTGTGGCCGGCCTTCACATGGCCTCCAGTCCTGTGAAATACCCCCAATGTGGAACCAACACTGCAAGCGCTGCGGGATGACAGGACACCTCTCTGATGTGAGTTTGTTTTATTCTCAGGGTTTGTGTTGGAGACTTTCAGTCAGGGAGAAAGCATTTGTCATTTGTGTGTATAAAGGCTTTGTTGCCTTAGGTGTGTGTGGGCTCTatttatgaaatgtttcatttcttaAAATACTTCTTTTGTTGAGTTACTCATGGCTTCTTTTTGAACCCTGCTAAATTTTACACCTCTGGgtcttgtgtgtttgtcagaCCTGCCCTGATGTATGGAGGCAATATCACTTGACGGTGAGTTTAGATTCTGACCAGTCTGCTCTTGATGGCATTGagatgttgttattgttgttttgttttttttttcacaagagAAAATTCTGGTTGTTTTTCCAGATTACAGTTGAGGCTCCTCTCAGGCCACGGACTGTGAAAAACGTCCAACCTCGAAGATTTTGTGCTCACTGTTACAATTGCGCTAAAAGAGGACATTATGGCCATGTAAGTGGTTAATAAAAGGAAGCCaccctttatttttaaatgttatatgcaagtgttttctcttttttttttctctattattaatattttagaCAAAATAATTTTCATCCCTAGCCTCTGGttgttgcttttatttcatttatagtTGAAACTTCCCACTGACTTGTATTCACTGTCAGGCTTTTTTCGTACTCTGCctcatggctttttttttttctttctttctgttcgGATCAGGAGTGCACTTTGAAGAGGATGATCAGTGGCACTTTTCCTTCACTGCCCTATATTTGCCACTATGACACCAAGGAAGATATTCTCCAGCATTGTACCCAGatgcaaaaaagagcaaaaggTTTAAAAACATGTTACACGATTCACATAATACAGTACTGACACAACATACACAATTATTATGAAAATCCACCCCGTTTCCAAATGCAAGATGACCCTACACTTAGATCCGTGGTCAATGTCTGTTTTTGgtatttatattaaaaacatatttgttttgttcaacTGACGTCTGACCATCCTGTTTTGGAAAACTAAAAGGCAcaaattttattacatttacaataaagAAATTCTGCTAGCAATTAAAATACAAACTGTAAACACAATACATGTCTATCTGCAAGggctaaaataaaaatgttactGCATATTCTGCAATATTAGAATTCACTGATTTCGTGTAGTGatgtaatttttcctttttgtctctactttttacttttcttaTCAATTGCAGCTAATTTAGTTATAATTTAAGTTAAAAGTTGCTGAATTTGTAGGAAAAAACATGGGTTCATCAGCAACATAACATAACAGGATGAGATTGATTGTCTGTCATGTTTTCTAtatcagtgttttctgcttttcctccagagtTTCCAAATGTTGGATCCCAGCTATTTTCAGACCAAGGGCCTTTATCTGAGAAAACAGGGGACTTTGCGGAGGAGGGCATATCAGTCCAGGTGAGGAGCAGGAATAAGCAGGACGCCTGCAGCCGAGCCGTCAGGAGAAAGACGTGGCCTGAGAAGCGCAAACAGAGGCGTGAAGTGAAGCGACTGAGGAGAGAAGCTCAGGCTATACGGGAGGGAGGACTGCTGGGGAAGCTCCGTTACACCTGTGATGATGAAGTTTGTCCCGTGAACCCCTTTGGAGACCCCCTCCTTGGTCACACACAGTCCACAACCCCTCTAAAGAATAAGAGGAGGGCTGAGGTTGGTGGCAGGAAAAGCAGAGAGTCAgagaagtggaagaaaaaaagaggggtAAAACGTGGAGAGATGTATCCTCATGGAAATGGAGACATTGATGGAGAACACCTTTCATCCCCAAAGCAAAGAGTGCGCCACAGAAGAAGATGAATATTTCAATTCTTCCAAGAACATATGTGATTGTGCGTGCCATAATGGTTTGATTTAGTGTCAACACAAaaggtgtaaaaaaataaaagttgtcaAAAGATGTTCATTTAATGAGCTATGGCTCTTTTGACTTGTTAAAATATAAGAACTGCCATATTAAACTTGTTTGGAAAGTGTTTCTGTTGAATGAAATTCAAGGAGAAGAGGCAGTTTTCAGACAATATGtgatgaaaattgaaaaaaaaaatggaaaaatgacttaaatttaaacatgaaaccaattttaatgaaaccttctggtgcaaaatgcaatGTAATGTCCTAAAACCTCCTATAGCTGtagcattatgcatgttttcacaaactcactgCCTGACAGCATGGGTTTGAAGTAAATTCTTGTTTGCCAACATTGACAGAGGTAGCTTTCATGGGAGCATCACCAATATGTCAGCTGGTCCTCAGTGTAGTGTTGTGTCTGATATtctttggaatgttttttttttaaccttttctccGAAATGtttaccatttgcttggtggtttgacgACCCAGACTGGAGACTCTTCCATGctgattttggcccacggaccttatgtttgacacctcagcatgagtagaaaaaaaaatattttccagtTTTACAATCACCTTTGAGTATTCTTTCTCCATGTTCGTAAAATTTAtctttaatcctttttttttttttttttttaataaaaccgTTTTTCCATGAGCAGGAACAAAAATCCCCGACATAATCACATCTAATGGGTGCGCTACAGGAAAACTGTGACGTTTGAtgcatgggggaaaaaaaaagaaaacggctTTGATCTGACATTGTGTATGATATTTTGCATAAAAGTGGCGATCTCTACGAAGCCTTTGAACCATATGGTATGACGTCTTCGATAGTATTTAGTATATGATGCAGGATCGTTCTCATACTATGTAGTATAGTGTCGTTCTCATAGTATTTAGTGGATAATACGGGATCGTTCTCATAGTATTTCTGATCAAGCTGCTGAATAATTAATGAGCGGAGCAGCTGCCCAGGCTCCACCAGACGCAAGTAATCAAGTTCGATAACACCGCGCTACCCGAAATTGTGTCTTATAGTCTTTGACAGAATAAATGTCGCCCACGATGGCTTTATACATTGTTCACACGTGTAATTTCTAACAATATCACGTCATTGACTCTGTATTTTACCATTGTGTTGCTTTTTGATGGGCTGCTCATTGCTCTGCTCTCTACTGCAATGTCTGGAGAGAGACGCGAAGCTCCCATTGATTGATCTCCGCTCCACTCCCCGCTGACCGGAGAAAGCGCTCCGCAGCGAATACGAGAGGGGATTTAAATTAGACAGATATCATCCACCTTATTGACGGGGGAGCGAGCCGTCTGCTTTGTCATGCGGGCAGAGGTAACTTGCTGCCGTCGCCGGTGTACAAGCAGCTGAACACGGGCACGGTTCGACGTTAGCTAGCTTGTAATGTCGGCAGTGTTGGACTTGTTTTCCCCTCCAGACCTCTTGCTTCCTGTTAGCCGCGGGCTAGCTGGAAAATCCAGATAATGCTCGTGAACGAGCAGGAATAGCTCGCAAACGCACAGTAGTGTAACTTTAGTACTTTACGGAAAGCTACTCGTTGCTGTTTAGTTGTAATTTATCCACGAACATTCGGAAATAACTTTATTTCCCAGAGCAGCGGGTTCTCTATTTTGCTAGCGCTCCGTAGCTAGCCATCTTGCTCGTGTTGACGGATGTGTGTTTAACTTTGCGTGCTCTCGGTGGCAAAGACCGACCGATATTAACTTGAGTTTTCTATTGAAATAGGCTCAGTCGTTCAGGAGTCAGCTGCAAGTGACCAGTGCCTCTCAGAGACTTTGTTTGACTGTGGGAAAGCCTGACAGCTCACTGCGAAAGGACAATAGAGAAGCAGAGACTTGATCAGTCGTTGTTATAGTAACGGGGACAACACTCCCCGGGAGTAACAAAAGTGTTTTGGTTGTTCCTTTTTCGTGTTACATGAGTAGTTTTGCATATGCCCTTAGGTTCGTATGTGGCGACAATAATAAAAGCATTTGCCGTTGAGTTGACGATGCAGATGGTGCCTGTGCGACACATGAGTGCTCCCTGAACCCGCCGCTTCCAggtatttcattatttcaacatCAGCTGTAAATGCCTCAGAAAACACTGGCGTATACCAGCTGCCAGCAGAGGTAACTCGGTGGACAGACAGACTACGAGAAGCGGCGTGAAGAGCGGTTTTTTGGGCGTCCATCTCTCCAGCCTCACCTTCATCACATCCATCCACCAccgccctcctcttcctcctcctcctccgcctgctcccgCTCCTTCCCCAGCAATGGACCCCCCGAGGACTCGGTCGCGGTCTCGGTCCGGCTTCTATCATTTTTCCATGAACGGCAACGTTGGCGGCAGCGGCGGTAACGCGGTCGGTAACGGGAGCCTGATGAACGGCGGCGGGGTGAGCTACCCGCAGCAGAGCAACCCCGGCTGGGCGCCGCACCACGGAGGTCGCAGCTACCCGgagagccagcagcagctgcagcaacagcagcaacagcagcagcagcacactcaGGGGAGCTACCTGTCTGCAGGGGCGCAACGCCACTCTTCTCACGGAGCCCACAGACACCCCGGGGCCGGTAAGCAGGCTTAAATAAACTGGGCCTTCAGCCCTGCTAGGTGCATCATTAAACACACTGGATCCCCCCCATGAGGGCTGCAGGCAGACCACTTGCAGCTTGTCTTGCTTTGAGGCGTTTAACTTTGTGTTTCATTGCCAGCTGTTGCTTGAAGTGGCTTCTGTTTGACATGTGTTGTACTTGCAGCTTTGCATGACTTGTGTTACTGGCATTGGCTTTGGAAGAACCAGGGTGATGAGCAATTTGACCTAAATGCTTTTATTCAGAATACAGACTGGCCTGGCTCCAAGCTATGTAGGATTTTCCTCAGGCTCATGGAAGCAGAATCCCTGCAGATCATGTATTGGATGGTATTATTACTGCATATAGTGAAGCACAAGTGTAGTAACATTTCTGGTCATCTGTTAACTGACTCAAAATGAGTTAATTTCAAAGAAAGGAATTTACTCAACAgtacagtggaaaaaaatataagGAATTAATTACAAGTAACCCAACTGAGactgaaatgttgcttttaCATATTTGCCCAGTGAGAGAAATGTAGAGTAGTGTGATGGTTTGATTAAACAAACTTGAAATAACTCTTGGATTTATTTGATATGAAATCTCTTTGATAATCATTTCATCATACATCTTAATGCTATTTAATTTACATTAAAGTCTTTGCAGCACTTCATACAATCCCAAAGTAATCACAAGGATTCTGCTTTCATGTTTCAAGGCAGAATAGAAATGAGATTGATGTTATCGCTTCATTCTAAATAGAAGTGAAGGCCTGTCTCATATTTTGTGGGTTGTGGATCCTTCAATTCAAGTCCATGTTGCCCATCATCAGTCAGCATCTATGAAATTGTTCTTTCCTATTCACATCAGTGGTACCTCCCTAAACCTCAACATACAAAATTGCACTGAAGCTTTAGTTTGTCTCCGACATCAACAACTCTCTGGTTCTCAGCCGGTCTGCACTGCTAACCACTGGAAAGCCACTCTAGAAAGAATCTGTAATGCCAGACTGGATTCATTCAAAGGGAGAAAAAAGTGCAGCGAATGAATGAAAGCAGGATACAATGGGCCTATCTGGTAATGGCTGCGCTATTGCCAAACACCCAGAGTAAGCCACTTGAAGGAGATACTCACGGAAATGCATGCTTCCTAAACTGACTGATTACAGGGGGCATGTAAACAATGTATTTACCTTTGTGCAAGCTGCCTCCTTTTTGCTCTTGGCATAGTGTGTGATGGTGTGCATGTGCTCTTGTGTACTTGAAATTAGATTTTGTATGTGTAAGTGCATCACAGATcccttgtttgtttctgtacatCTCAGTGTATTCCCACCTCTTGGCTTCACTTTGTGCAGTATGTGTCAGTGTTGGATTTCAGGGTGTTAATTCTCTTTCACTGGTTTAGATCAGTTTTTGTCTCTCCCGTTACTCCCCCAGTGGCAAATGTATTGCCACATGCTGTTGCTTCAATATTTTTCCAGCAACATATCATCTGCCGTCGTTTCAACCAGATATCTCCTATcatcattattaatattat harbors:
- the LOC115401672 gene encoding zinc finger CCHC domain-containing protein 7-like; this translates as MDQTEGNEGDGGGVDGAKNKFYFIEDPDSSESEGEMWPNQHKPGGSCKRDPRQSKEGSPPLVLVYSRSQEQRAQQDCSLSASADLQEERDEEPGEELEEDSDQPIEDWMILDDVKREEDSDIQLNLSYWNSSDDASGDEDMTEENEESLKDNWAVSEKDKYGAGQSLPSRYFMPDRSLICRMCNKTGHLSKSCYLQKKCLTCVLCGIRGHIQRACPDRPCFTCGRPSHGLQSCEIPPMWNQHCKRCGMTGHLSDTCPDVWRQYHLTITVEAPLRPRTVKNVQPRRFCAHCYNCAKRGHYGHECTLKRMISGTFPSLPYICHYDTKEDILQHCTQMQKRAKEFPNVGSQLFSDQGPLSEKTGDFAEEGISVQVRSRNKQDACSRAVRRKTWPEKRKQRREVKRLRREAQAIREGGLLGKLRYTCDDEVCPVNPFGDPLLGHTQSTTPLKNKRRAEVGGRKSRESEKWKKKRGVKRGEMYPHGNGDIDGEHLSSPKQRVRHRRR